One region of Oryza glaberrima chromosome 7, OglaRS2, whole genome shotgun sequence genomic DNA includes:
- the LOC127780534 gene encoding flowering-promoting factor 1-like protein 5, translating into MAGGGVWVFRNNGVMELEEQATSRKALVHVATSEVIRSTEALERRLGALGWERYYEDRATLQLHRRDGSADLISIPRDFSRFRSTHMYDVVVKNRDHFKVVDLHT; encoded by the coding sequence ATGGCGGGAGGAGGGGTGTGGGTGTTCAGGAACAACGGGGTGATGGAGCTGGAGGAGCAGGCGACGAGCAGGAAGGCGCTGGTGCATGTGGCGACGAGCGAGGTGATCCGGTCGACGGAGGCGCTGGAGCGGAGGCTGGGGGCGCTGGGGTGGGAGCGCTACTACGAGGACCGCGCCACCCTGCAGCTCCACAGGCGCGACGGCAGCGCCGACCTCATCTCCATCCCCCGCGACTTCTCCCGCTTCCGCTCCACCCACATGTACGACGTCGTCGTCAAGAACCGCGACCACTTCAAGGTCGTCGACCTCCACACCTAG
- the LOC127780872 gene encoding uncharacterized protein LOC127780872 isoform X1, translating to MAEPPPLTAPAPAPETPPRLAGFEQLDARIKELTSSQGELLDRIQKLKLEVQNWRSNLETQVKTSQNELLELKKGLNSEVELLKSVSLFLFHVLALFVLILRSYRSWFWHMILGNEGNQVCNSGGKGHFTDSVCRYREEQRRHKPSPAASRTSTGV from the exons ATGGCGGAGCCACCACCTCTaacggcaccggcgccggcgccggagactcCTCCG AGATTGGCGGGGTTCGAGCAGTTGGACGCGCGCATCAAG GAGCTGACCTCGTCGCAGGGGGAGTTGCTGGACAGGATCCAGAAGCTCAAACTG GAGGTGCAGAACTGGCGCTCCAACCTCGAGACACAGGTCAAGACAAGCCAGAAT GAACTTTTGGAGCTGAAGAAGGGGCTCAATTCTGAAGTGGAGCTGCTGAAATcggtctctctctttctctttcatgTTCTTGCTTTGTTTGTTCTGATTCTTAGGTCGTACCGCTCATGGTTCTGGCATATGATTCTAGGAAATGAAGGAAATCAGGTCTGCAATTCAGGAGGAAAAGGGCACTTTACAGACTCAGTTTGCAGATATAGAGAAG AGCAACGAAGACACAAACCAAGCCCCGCAGCCTCGAGAACCAGCACAGGAGTTTGA
- the LOC127780872 gene encoding uncharacterized protein LOC127780872 isoform X2 produces MAEPPPLTAPAPAPETPPRLAGFEQLDARIKELTSSQGELLDRIQKLKLEVQNWRSNLETQVKTSQNELLELKKGLNSEVELLKSEMKEIRSAIQEEKGTLQTQFADIEKSNEDTNQAPQPREPAQEFDTDAHMEKQTAMEA; encoded by the exons ATGGCGGAGCCACCACCTCTaacggcaccggcgccggcgccggagactcCTCCG AGATTGGCGGGGTTCGAGCAGTTGGACGCGCGCATCAAG GAGCTGACCTCGTCGCAGGGGGAGTTGCTGGACAGGATCCAGAAGCTCAAACTG GAGGTGCAGAACTGGCGCTCCAACCTCGAGACACAGGTCAAGACAAGCCAGAAT GAACTTTTGGAGCTGAAGAAGGGGCTCAATTCTGAAGTGGAGCTGCTGAAATcg GAAATGAAGGAAATCAGGTCTGCAATTCAGGAGGAAAAGGGCACTTTACAGACTCAGTTTGCAGATATAGAGAAG AGCAACGAAGACACAAACCAAGCCCCGCAGCCTCGAGAACCAGCACAGGAGTTTGATACCGATGCTCATATGGAAAAACAAACTGCAATGGAAGCATGA
- the LOC127780871 gene encoding pentatricopeptide repeat-containing protein At2g32630-like — MASDSESPAAAAAPAKLPATPLAGFVSLLTARRFAAAKSLLASLVTPRLLAVPFADLAAASLPRAAPRHAVTAFYDMLFRAYADSGAAARAAEAFELTVSRLGGLDPRSLTSSLLSLRRAGYLDTAADLLKQAATSCPDSVTPLSASVVVDGYCKSGRVAHARQLLDEMPRHGVKVNALCYNSLLDAYTREKDDDRVAEMLKVMENEGIEPTVGTYTILVDGLSAARDITKVEAVFEEMKSKNLSGDVYFYSSVINAYCRAGNVRRASEVFDECVGNGIEPNERTYGALINGFCKIGQMEAAEMLVTDMQVRGVGINQIVFNTMIDGYCRKNMVDKALEIKMIMEKMGIELDVYTYNTLACGLRRANRMDEAKNLLRIMIEKGVRPNHVSYTTLISIHCNEGDMVEARRLFREMAGNGAEPSLVTYNVMMDGYIKKGSIREAERFKKEMEKRGLVPDIYSYAALVHGHCVNGKVDVALRLFEEMKQRGSKPNLVAYTALISGLAKEGRSEEAFQLYDNMLGDGLTPDDALYSALVGSLHTDKKQNVKPRTN, encoded by the coding sequence ATGGCGTCCGACTCcgagtcgccggcggcggcggcggcgccggcgaagttACCGGCCACGCCGCTGGCGGGGTTCGTTTCTCTCCTCACCGCGCGCCGCTTCGCGGCCGCTAAGTCGCTACTCGCCTCCCTCGTCACGCCCCGCCTGCTCGCCGTCCCCTTCGCCGacctggccgccgcctccctccctcgcgccgcgccgcggcacGCCGTCACTGCCTTCTACGACATGCTCTTCCGCGCCTACGCGGACtcgggcgccgccgctcgcgccgccgagGCCTTCGAGCTAACCGTATCCCGCCTCGGGGGGCTTGACCCCCGCTCCctcacctcctccctcctctcgctCCGGCGAGCAGGCTACCtcgacaccgccgccgacctcctcaaACAGGCTGCCACTTCTTGTCCTGACTCCGTCACGCCTCTCTCGGCGTCTGTCGTCGTCGACGGATACTGCAAGTCTGGCCGCGTCGCCCACGCCCGCCAgctgctcgacgaaatgcctcGACACGGCGTGAAGGTTAACGCCTTGTGCTATAACTCGCTGCTAGACGCATACACGCGCGAAAAAGATGATGATCGGGTGGCAGAGATGCTAAAGGTAATGGAAAATGAAGGCATTGAGCCAACAGTCGGGACATATACAATCCTCGTCGATGGTTTATCGGCAGCCAGAGATATCACCAAGGTTGAGGCTGTGTTTGAAGAGATGAAGAGTAAGAATCTCTCAGGGGATGTCTACTTCTATTCTTCAGTCATCAACGCATACTGCCGTGCAGGGAATGTGCGGAGGGCATCGGAGGTGTTTGATGAATGTGTTGGGAATGGCATTGAGCCAAACGAGCGTACGTATGGAGCATTGATCAATGGGTTCTGCAAGATTGGGCAGATGGAGGCTGCAGAGATGTTGGTGACAGATATGCAAGTTCGAGGGGTGGGAATTAACCAAATTGTTTTCAATACAATGATTGATGGGTATTGTCGGAAAAATATGGTGGACAAGGCTCTTGAAATAAAGATGATCATGGAGAAGATGGGCATCGAGCTGGATGTGTATACATACAACACACTAGCATGTGGCCTCCGCAGGGCTAATAGAATGGATGAGGCCAAGAATCTATTGCGTATCATGATTGAGAAGGGTGTCAGGCCAAACCATGTAAGCTACACTACGTTGATCAGCATCCATTGCAATGAAGGTGACATGGTCGAGGCAAGAAGGCTGTTTCGAGAGATGGCAGGAAATGGGGCAGAACCTAGTCTGGTAACCTACAATGTTATGATGGATGGGTACATCAAGAAGGGGAGCATACGGGAGGCTGAGAGGTTCAAAAAGGAGATGGAAAAGAGAGGGCTTGTTCCAGACATATACTCTTATGCAGCGTTAGTCCATGGGCACTGTGTCAATGGGAAGGTGGATGTGGCATTGAGGCTGTTTGAAGAGATGAAGCAGAGGGGGTCTAAACCCAACTTGGTGGCATATACTGCTCTGATATCCGGCCTGGCCAAGGAAGGAAGATCAGAGGAGGCATTCCAGTTGTACGACAATATGCTGGGAGATGGATTGACCCCAGATGATGCTCTGTATTCTGCACTTGTAGGGAGCCTTCACACGGATAAAAAGCAAAATGTTAAACCACGAACAAATTAA
- the LOC127778395 gene encoding heavy metal-associated isoprenylated plant protein 35-like: MASGEAEPLQYTTTVLRVSIHCEGCKKKVKKVLQNIEGVYKVTIDAAQHKVTVTSSVGADVLVRRLHKSGKHATVWPSPPVAAAAKQKPDEVAAAPPPAAAPAPAGERGKGAEKKAKEAAKEAGTESSEKKPEKEKKAEAKKPAKDDAAKKEGEVPEKEKGSPEPNKESAAAAADEEEGGEESGGKKGKKKKNKQKDGGGEADAAAPEKPAAKAPPAAPAPSMPAPAPTLSSPERPHGGFPYYSPQPVMSYNVAHPSASVSSYYAPTPVMSMQPTPMPPPPQMSYGYSPYPPMMMPPPPPPEYLYGPPGMRSSPPQESYSNMFNEENPSSCSVM, encoded by the exons ATGGCGTCAGGAGAAGCAGAGCCACTGCAGTACACG ACCACCGTGCTCCGAGTGTCGATCCACTGCGAGGGTTGCAAGAAGAAGGTCAAGAAGGTGCTCCAGAACATCGAAG GCGTGTACAAGGTGACAATCGACGCGGCGCAGCACAAGGTGACGGTGACGAGCAGCGTCGGCGCCGACGTGCTCGTCAGGCGGCTGCACAAGTCAGGGAAGCACGCCACGGtgtggccgtcgccgccggtcgccgccgcggcgaagcAGAAGCccgacgaggtcgccgccgcgccgccaccagctgctgctccggcgccggccgggGAGCGCGGGAAGGGCGCGGAGAAGaaggcgaaggaggcggcgaaggAAGCTGGGACTGAGAGCTCGGAGAAGAagccggagaaggagaagaaagccGAGGCGAAGAAGCCGGCCAAGGACGACGCCGCCAAGAAGGAGGGCGAGGTGCCCGAGAAGGAGAAGGGCTCGCCTGAGCCTAACAAAgaatcggccgccgccgccgccgacgaggaggagggcggggaGGAATCCGGCGGGAAGAagggcaagaagaagaagaacaagcagaaggacggcggcggcgaggcggacgccgcggcgccggagAAGCCAGCTGCCAAGGCGCCACCGGCCGCACCCGCGCCGTCGATGCCCGCTCCGGCGCCAACGCTGTCGTCGCCGGAGCGCCCTCACGGCGGGTTCCCGTACTACTCGCCGCAGCCGGTGATGAGCTACAATGTGGCGCACCCGAGCGCGAGCGTGTCCTCGTACTACGCGCCCACGCCGGTAATGTCCATGCAGCCGAcgcccatgccgccgccgccgcagatgtCGTACGGCTACTCGCCGTACCCGCCCAtgatgatgccgccgccgccgccgccggagtacCTGTACGGCCCGCCGGGCatgcggtcgtcgccgccgcaggagTCTTACAGCAACATGTTCAACGAGGAGAACCCGAGCTCGTGTAGCGTCATgtaa
- the LOC127779364 gene encoding probable indole-3-acetic acid-amido synthetase GH3.11 — MDDHNLDYKGSGALEELEMLTVNAKEAQELILTKILERNQATEYLSKFMNGSTNISAFKRHVPVVTYDKVHPYILRIATGEESSILCGEYILELLRSSGTSRGEPRLMPSILKDLDRRTYLYSLIMPIMNKYISGLGEGKAMYLLFVKAETLTDSGIPVRSVLTSYYKSPHFLHRKHDLYNNYTSPDEVILCPDSQQSMYCQLLCGLVERQHVLRIGAVFASAFLRSISFLEQHWRDLVNDIRIGQLNSSITSPACRLAMLNFLALPNPELADQVEAICSCGSWKGILGRLWPNVKYIEAVLTGTMAQYIPMLEFYGGGAIPFVCTMYASSESYFGVNLSPLCSPADVSYTILPNMAYFEFIPLEDGLRLTDHEEVIENDKLVSLVDVKVGCYYELVVTTFSGLYRYRVGDVLQVTGFYNRAPQFKFICRRNVILSIDSDKTNEEDLHNSVTTAKKILENQNYLLLEYTSYTDISTVPGHYVLFWEIKSTHDERPAPLDAQLLESCCAAVEESLDYVYRRCRAHDRSIGPLEIRLVEAGAFDALMDLLVSHGSSINQYKTPRCIESSLALKLLNSKVIACFFSPQDPECGM; from the exons ATGGATGATCATAACTTAGACTACAAGGGAAGTGGTGCTCTTGAAGAGCTTGAGATGTTAACAGTGAATGCCAAAGAAGCCCAAGAGCTCATATTGACGAAAATCCTTGAGAGGAATCAGGCTACCGAGTACCTGAGCAAATTCATGAATGGGTCAACAAATATTTCTGCCTTCAAGAGACATGTTCCTGTAGTAACATATGATAAGGTACATCCATACATTCTCAGGATTGCAACTGGTGAGGAATCTTCAATTTTATGTGGAGAATATATCTTGGAGCTGCTTAGAAG CTCGGGGACTTCTCGAGGTGAGCCAAGATTGATGCCATCCATCTTAAAGGATCTTGACCGTCGAACCTACCTCTATAGTCTGATCATGCCTATCATGAACAA GTATATATCAGGCCTTGGTGAGGGGAAAGCTATGTACCTTCTCTTTGTGAAAGCTGAAACACTGACAGATTCTGGAATTCCAGTTCGATCAGTCCTCACTAGCTACTATAAGAGCCCTCATTTCCTTCACCGCAAACACGATTTATACAACAACTATACCAGTCCTGATGAGGTCATTCTTTGCCCTGATAGCCAGCAGAGCATGTACTGCCAGCTGCTCTGTGGCCTGGTAGAACGCCAGCATGTTCTTCGTATCGGGGCAGTCTTTGCCTCAGCATTCCTTCGATCTATCAGCTTCCTTGAGCAGCATTGGCGTGACCTTGTCAATGACATACGAATTGGTCAGCTCAACTCCAGTATCACCAGTCCAGCATGCCGTTTGGCCATGCTGAACTTCCTTGCATTGCCCAACCCAGAGCTAGCTGATCAGGTTGAGGCAATATGCAGCTGCGGTTCATGGAAGGGGATTCTGGGAAGGCTATGGCCTAATGTTAAATATATCGAAGCTGTTCTTACGGGCACAATGGCACAGTATATCCCCATGCTGGAATTCTATGGTGGTGGTGCGATTCCTTTCGTCTGCACGATGTATGCTTCCTCAGAAAGCTATTTCGGTGTCAATCTGAGTCCACTATGTAGCCCAGCTGATGTGTCTTACACCATCCTCCCAAACATGGCTTACTTTGAGTTCATACCATTAGAGGACGGCCTCAGGTTGACTGATCACGAGGAGGTGATAGAGAATGACAAGCTTGTCAGCCTGGTAGATGTCAAGGTTGGATGTTACTATGAGCTTGTAGTTACCACATTTTCAG GTCTTTACAGGTACAGGGTTGGCGATGTGCTTCAAGTGACAGGCTTCTACAACCGAGCTCCGCAGTTCAAATTCATTTGCCGGAGAAATGTTATCCTCAGCATCGATTCTGACAAGACCAACGAGGAGGATCTCCACAACAGTGTCACCACTGCTAAGAAAATCCTGGAGAACCAAAATTACCTCCTCCTGGAGTACACTAGCTACACTGATATTTCCACTGTCCCTGGCCACTACGTGCTGTTCTGGGAGATCAAGTCCACCCACGATGAAAGGCCGGCCCCTCTTGACGCTCAGCTCCTCGAGAGCTGCTGTGCTGCTGTCGAGGAGTCACTGGACTACGTCTACCGTCGTTGCAGAGCCCATGACAGGTCCATAGGGCCTCTGGAGATACGGCTTGTTGAAGCTGGTGCATTTGATGCTCTGATGGATCTATTGGTTAGCCATGGCAGCTCCATTAACCAGTACAAGACACCCAGATGCATCGAATCTAGCCTTGCACTGAAGCTGCTGAACTCCAAGGTCATTGCCTGCTTTTTCAGTCCACAGGATCCTGAATGCGGCATGTAA